Proteins encoded within one genomic window of Humulus lupulus chromosome 1, drHumLupu1.1, whole genome shotgun sequence:
- the LOC133778243 gene encoding uncharacterized protein LOC133778243, with translation MVCLRGTSYVLMLNGRMQGGFRGVKSLHQGDPISPLLFILIMEYLTRLLQLGAQQQEFRYHPLCKGLKIINLCFADDLVIFCKANSGSVQVVKQVFEDFCNSTDLKANISKSHVFFGGVSAAVKDQIIQILQLDEGTFPLKYLGIPMRPTKWKMADCGEILKKIKLRLHTWASRHLSYAGRIQLITSVLLGLRNYWMNIFLLPQSIVKEVDKIFLWFLWGNNGTRSNFHLTPWSSVCLPKRFGGLGFGEGTKWNKAMLAKYIWAINHQPETLWVKWVNTVYLKGQSFWQYHLKADTSWYWRKICHLRDVFSQKDIDAAVRHGRFKVGLLYMNCIHQDPIKYHPSVWNRISVPKHRFITWQAVNGKLLTRDHLHRVLMQLNSLLCPVCELAAENHEHLFFYCNFSQQVVQQVQLWLGRTWPLKFNDWSRWIENMRRDFIVALVAAVFSTTIYYIWYNRNSCFVNHFSYRVNCIVDMIKKDVSYRSKCFTQRKLTGKEWIFVRKLSSV, from the coding sequence ATGGTTTGTCTTCGTGGCACCTCTTACGTTCTTATGCTGAATGGTAGAATGCAGGGGGGTTTTAGGGGTGTTAAGAGTCTTCACCAGGGGGACCCTATATCACCTTTACTATTTATCTTGATTATGGAATATCTTACGAGGCTGCTTCAACTAGGGGCTCAGCAACAAGAGTTTAGATATCACCCTCTGTGCAAAGGCCTTAAGATCATTAATCTATGCTTTGCTGATGACTTAGTGATCTTTTGCAAAGCTAATAGCGGCTCAGTCCAGGTGGTTAAACAGGTTTTTGAGGATTTCTGTAACAGCACTGATTTGAAGGCTAATATCAGTAAATCTCATGTGTTTTTTGGAGGGGTTTCGGCTGCTGTTAAGGACCAGATTATTCAGATATTACAGCTTGATGAGGGAACTTTCCCTCTTAAATATCTGGGGATCCCTATGCGACCAACAAAATGGAAAATGGCAGATTGTGGTGAGATTCTTAAAAAAATCAAGCTTAGACTTCACACCTGGGCTAGTAGACATTTATCTTATGCAGGGCGGATTCAATTGATCACATCTGTTCTTTTGGGATTGCGTAATTATTGGATGAACATCTTCTTGCTCCCTCAAAGCATTGTCAAAGAGGTAGATAAAATTTTCTTGTGGTTTCTTTGGGGCAACAATGGTACTAGGAGTAATTTTCATCTCACTCCTTGGTCCTCAGTTTGTTTGCCGAAAAGATTTGGTGGGCTAGGTTTTGGTGAAGGAACTAAGTGGAACAAAGCAATGCTAGCCAAATATATCTGGGCTATTAATCATCAACCTGAGACTCTTTGGGTGAAATGGGTCAACACAGTGTATTTAAAAGGCCAAAGCTTTTGGCAGTACCATCTTAAGGCGGATACCAGTTGGTATTGGCGCAAGATCTGTCATTTGCGTGATGTGTTTTCTCAAAAGGATATTGATGCAGCTGTTAGACATGGGAGATTTAAAGTTGGTTTACTTTATATGAATTGTATTCATCAAGACCCGATCAAGTACCATCCTTCTGTTTGGAACAGAATAAGTGTGCCAAAGCATAGATTTATCACTTGGCAAGCGGTGAATGGGAAGTTATTAACTCGAGACCATTTGCATAGAGTGCTCATGCAGCTTAATAGCCTCCTCTGCCCAGTTTGTGAGCTAGCTGCTGAAAATCATGAGCATCTATTTTTTTACTGCAATTTTTCTCAGCAGGTAGTCCAGCAGGTCCAACTTTGGCTGGGACGCACTTGGCCTTTGAAATTCAATGACTGGTCTCGGTGGATTGAAAATATGAGAAGAGATTTTATAGTTGCGCTTGTGGCGGCTGTCTTCTCAACAACGATTTATTACATTTGGTATAATCGTAATTCTTGTTTTGTTAATCACTTCTCTTATAGAGTCAATTGTATAGTTGATATGATTAAAAAAGATGTTAGCTACAGAAGCAAGTGCTTTACACAAAGGAAGTTGACAGGCAAAGAGTGGATTTTTGTGAGGAAATTATCATCTGTGTAA
- the LOC133778258 gene encoding uncharacterized protein LOC133778258: protein MGANPPFAVFEGFVKRIWGHLGIERIVRMHMGLSIVKFNDEATRDFVLETGIVQFDKKPVIVRPWTQDLDTIRLVRSVPLWIRLPNLGLQYWGQKYLSALVSNIGKPIMVDKVTKERSMIRYARILVEMEISDNLPFIIYFVNERGQVQKQFVEYEWLPIKCNNCKGFGHNTVDCKKNGSKSWVKKNVTKQENDGAPIDSEVVATDTISVVSAGVPEPVKDVEGSHEKAGIEISRAAAGCSQDLVLTPDNNNKENWEVPKRTGNS, encoded by the coding sequence ATGGGAGCCAATCCCCCATTTGCTGTTTTTGAAGGTTTTGTGAAACGTATTTGGGGTCACCTTGGTATTGAGCGAATTGTTCGGATGCATATGGGGCTTAGCATTGTTAAATTCAATGATGAGGCTACTAGGGATTTTGTTCTGGAAACTGGCATTGTGCAATTTGACAAGAAACCAGTGATTGTGAGACCTTGGACTCAAGATCTTGACACCATCAGGTTAGTTCGTTCGGTTCCTTTATGGATTAGATTGCCTAATCTAGGTCTTCAGTATTGGGGCCAGAAGTACCTCAGTGCATTAGTCAGTAATATAGGGAAACCTATTATGGTGGATAAGGTTACTAAGGAAAGATCGATGATTAGATATGCGAGAATTCTAGTTGAAATGGAGATATCTGATAACCTGCCGTTTATTATATATTTTGTGAATGAAAGGGGTCAAGTTCAAAAGCAGTTTGTTGAATATGAATGGTTGCCCATTAAATGCAACAACTGTAAGGGATTTGGCCACAATACGGTTGACTGCAAGAAAAATGGTTCTAAAAGTTGGGTTAAGAAGAATGTGACTAAACAGGAAAATGATGGAGCTCCTATTGACTCAGAGGTAGTTGCTACTGATACAATCTCAGTAGTTTCAGCAGGAGTTCCTGAACCTGTTAAGGATGTGGAGGGGAGTCATGAAAAGGCAGGGATTGAGATTAGTAGGGCTGCTGCTGGCTGTTCTCAGGACCTGGTTTTAACACCTGACAATAATAATAAGGAGAATTGGGAAGTGCCTAAGAGAACAGGGAACTCATGA